Sequence from the Cuniculiplasma divulgatum genome:
GGATCGATTACCTCCGGACTGTCCTGAAGCCTAATCTCATAAAGAGAAAGGAAGAACTGGCAAGACTGATGACCGAGGAGATGGGGAAGCCCATAAGTCAGAGTCTGAGCGAGATAGACAAATGCATCAAGCTTGTGGATTATGCAATTGAAGATTATCCAAATTTCCTTGAGCCAGAAACCATAAGGACTGAAGGGAAGAAAACGTACGTGCGCTTCGATCCGCTGGGAACAGTACTACTTATAATGCCATGGAATTTCCCATTGTGGCAGGTGATGCGGGGTGCAGTTCCGGCAATGCTGGCAGGTAACGCAGTCGTTCTGAAGCATGCATCCATTGTCACAGGCACCAGCCTCATGATTGAAGATATATTCTCTTCTGAACAATTCAGGTCACTGATAGTTTCAGGCTCCCGTGCCGGAAAGATCATACAGAAAGTGGAAGGTGTATCACTTACGGGATCAAGCGGAGCTGGGAAATCAGTGGCACAGGAGGCGGGAAAGAATCTTAAGAAAGTTGTTCTTGAGCTTGGCGGTTCAGATCCATTTATTGTAATGAAAAGCGCAGATGTACATCAGGCGTCTGAAAATGCCGTATTCGCGAGGATGCAGAACAACGGGCAGAGCTGCATTGCTTCAAAGAGATTCATTGTTCATGAGGATATCTTCCAGGAGTTTGCTGATGAAATTGCCGGGAAATTTGCCAGCGTCAGGATCGGCGATCCTCTTGACAAATCAACATTTCTGGGCCCGCTGTCATCAATGGAGCAAACAAAGACCGTCAGGTCTCAAATCGAGAATCTGTCAGGCATTGGCAAAGTATCATCATTTGGCGAATACAGCGGCGGAATAGTTCCGCCCACAATCGCGCAGATATCTGGAAAGTATGACGAGGAGGTCTTCGGTCCCGTGGCAATCCTAACGAAATTCAGGACAGATCAGGAAGCAATTGCTCTGGCAAATGACACTCCATTCGGGCTGGGTGCATCCATATGGGGTAATAGTGATGAAGCTGAACGTATTGTTCCTGAAATAGAGGCCGGAATGGTATTCGTGAACAAGATTGTTGCATCAGATCCCAGAGTCCCATTTGGAGGAGTGAAACAGAGTGGTATAGGCAGGGAACTGTCAAAATTCGGTACAAGGGAATTCACCAACATAAAGACCGTATGGATTGATCATTAAGTGTAATTCGCCATTCATATTTATTTCAGAAACAACTGGCATCTGTATATTTTCAGTACAGTCATATGTTTTTTCGAGATGCATTGATTTTTGGACATCAATAAGCTTACAAACGAAACTTAATTCATTAGATATAAGAATACGACTGAAAGTTTTTTAATAATTTCATAATACTGCTGTTGATGGAAGAGACAAAGAAAGCAGAAACCACGCCAATTAAACTGGACGAAATAGATAAGGACATACTGAAGCTCCTTCTCTATTCAGACGAGGCAAATCTTAAGACCATTGCCGATAAGCTCAAGGTATCAAAGTCCACAGTCCACAACAGGATAAAACGGATGCGCGATGAAAAGTTTCTCAATGGACTCTACCCGAATCTGGACACCAACAAGATTGGCGATCAGATTTCTGCCATAACTCTCATAGAAGCAAATTACAGCCCTAATTATTCAATAGAGGTTGGGGAAAGGATCGCCAGAATAAAAGGAGTATGGGCAGTGTACTATGTAATAGGTGAAAATGATTTCGTGGCACTGATCAGGGCAAAATCGCGGGATGATCTTGAAAGGATAGTGACTGAATTCTCAAACACTGAAGGCGTGGAAAGAACAAACACCATTATGGCACTGAGCGTGGTCAAGGAAGATCCCAGGGATTCCATCATCTTCTGATTTATGTGAAACTCAGGGAATCATTATTTCTATGAAATCGTTCAGTGAAATGAAGCTTTTCCTGGCTCCCTTTGTCTTAACTCTTTACTGGATTATCTGAAAAGCCATCAGTAATCTGCCAGAAAATACACTTATTTTCTCGAAAATAGAACTATCATAACTGCACAGCATCAGAATTTTCTTCTAATTATTATGATTTTACTGTAGAACATCCAGGAATATGCAGTTAAATGGATAAAGAGAGCAATTTTGTATTATATGTGTGAATTTATACAAACGAGTGTAAATATTGATAGGATGTTCAAATGTCGAAAATAGAAGATGAAAAAAATTTAACATCTCATGTCTAATGGTACCGAAGTTTAGAACATAATACACAATAGTGAAAATTTTCCTATTTTACAGAAGATTTTAATACGCTTGTGCAATTAATACATGGTGGAAAATTGGAAAAGGTTGAACCAATAGCAAACCATGGAGAAGAATCGGTATCCACTTCACTGACATACGCTACCTGGCGGAAGCAGGAAGGGTGGAAACCCCTGAAAATTGTTGACGCCGAAGGCGTGAATTTCATAGATTCAAGCGGTAGGAAATACCTGGACCTCTCATCTCAGCTCATGTGTTCAAATCTCGGCCACAAGAACATGAACATTATCCGGGCTATTAAGAACCAGGCCGAGAAGATTGCCTATATTGCACCAGGCTTCAATACTGAAGTCAGGGAGGAGCTTTCTTCAAGCCTCAAGACCATTCTTCCTCCAAACCTCAACAAATACTTCTTCGCAACGTCAGGCACTGAAGCCAACGAAGCAGCAGTGAAGATCATAAGGATGTACAAAAGAAAGGAAGGGAATACCAAGATAATATCGGCATACAATTCCTACCATGGTTCCACAGGTTCAAGCATACAGGTCACCGGTGACTTCAGGCGCATAGAGATAGATGATGTGCAGCATTCCCCTGGATTCCTGCATATCCCGCAGCCTTACTGTTACAGATGCCCATTTGGGTTGAAATACCCTTCATGCAACGTTGCCTGTGCAGATTATGTTGAGTATGTAATCAAGAGCGAAGGACATGTTGGTGGGATTATCCTTGAACCCGTGACAGGAACAAATGGCGTCATTGTCCCACCCAAGGAATACCTGCCAAGGGTAAGTGAGATTGCCAGAGACAATGATGTGGTGTTTGTTGCAGACGAGGTCATGACCGGCTTTGGAAGAACGGGTGACTGGTTTGCAGTGAACCACTGGAACGTGAAGCCGGATATCATTACAACGGCAAAAGGCATCAGTGGAGCTTACATGCCCCTGTCCCTGACTGCGACAGACAAAAGGATTTCCGAGTACTTTGACCAGAACTACTTTGCCCATGGCCACACATACGAGGCACATCCCATGACTCTTGCTGCTGGAGTTGCAGCCATTGAGGAATACAAGAGACTGGACATAATGAAAAAGGTCAGGGGCATGGCTCCGCATTTTGCCAGCAGGCTTGAGGAGATCAGGGAAAGGCACAGATCGGTTGGGGATGTCAGGCACATAGGATTATTCGGGGCAGTGGAACTTGTGAAGGATCAGGAGAAGAAAACGCCATTCAACAGCTACGAGGAGAAGGTGGCTGGAAAACCCCTGATGACCGATCTGGTTGCAAAGAAAGCAATGCAGGATGGCGTTTACATAAGCACATGGGTGACGAATCTCATGATAGCTCCGCCACTCATTATTTCAGGTGATGATCTGGACAGGGGATTCGAGGCACTGGATGCTGCCCTGTCCATTGCCGACAGGGAGGTGATGTGATGAAAAGCAGTGTAAATGAAAGCGAGAAAGTGGAAACAATAAGGAACTATCTGGAGGGAAAATATCAGGATATAGAGGGGGAGCCGGTTTATGATGTCTATAATCCGGCATTCGGTAAAATTATAGCCAGGACTGCAGGTTCGGGGCAGAGAGTGGTTGATGCTGCAGTGGATGCAGCCATGACGGCCTTCAGAAGCTGGTCTAAAGTCCCCATCACCGACAGGGTAAAAATTCTCTTCAGGCTTGAAAACCTTTTGAGGGAGAATGCAGACGAAATAGCACGAATAGTGACCACTGAGCATGGGAAGACCTTTGATGAGAGCTATGGAGAGGTGATGAGAGCCATTGAGAATGTCGAGTCCGCAACAGCAGCAACATACCACATAATGGGCAGGAACAATTCAGATATTGCCAGAGGCATTGACGAGGAACTGATCCGCGAACCCATTGGAGTGTTTGCGGTAATTGCACCTTTCAATTTTCCCGTGATGGTGCCATTCTGGTTCATACCGTATGCCATAGGGCTGGGCAATACCGTTGTGGTGAAGCCATCAGAAAAAGTCCCTCTCACCATGCAGTATGTTTCCTCCATGTTCCAGAAAGCAGGTATCCCTCCGGGTGTTGTATCCGTGGTGAACGGGGGGCAAGAAACAGTTGAAGCGCTTCTTTCAAACCGGCATATATCTGGATACAGTTTTGTTGGTTCCACAAGAACAGCCGAGATAATTCACAGGCGCGGTACTGAAACACACAGGCGTGTTCAGGCTGGTGCTTCTGCAAAGAACTATGAACTTGTCATGCCTGACGCTGATCTGGGAACGGTAATTCCTTCCCTCATAAGCTCATTCTTTGGCAATGCGGGTGAACGCTGTCTTGCAGGCTCAGTGCTGGTGACGTTGCCTGAGAATCACCGGAAGGTTGTGAATTCTTTCGTTGACGCAGCTTCAAAGCTAAGGCTTGGCTTTGGACTTGATGCTGATACAGATATGGGACCGCTCATCAGAGAAGATCACCTGAAGCGCGTGGAATCATATATTGTCAAGGGAGAAGAAGAGGGGGCACATCTCCTACTGGACGGCAGGAAGAAGAGATCTCAGAAGCATCCCGAAGGTTACTTCCTCGGCCCAACCATATTTGACAATGCCGCCAGTGACATGAAGATAGTCACTGACGAGATATTCGGACCGGTGGCATCAGTAATGGAGGTAAGTAACCTGGGGAACGCCATAGAAACCATCAACAGGAGCAGGTATGGAAATTCAGCAACCATCTTCACCTCAAGCGGTCGAAACGCAAGAGAATTTGTTCATGGCGTTGAAGCCGGTAATTTCGGTGTGAATGTTGGTGTTGCAGCACCCATCTCGTTTTACCCTTTCGGCGGTTACAAGGATTCCTTCTTCGGGGACCTGCATGCACAGGGCGGGGACGACCACGTCATGTTCTTCACGGAAAGGAAGGTTGTTGTTTCCAGATGGTGAGAGTTTGCAAAATAAATACATGGTCAAACTCTCCTTGATGGGCAGAAATGTTAAAAGTAGGAAAACAAAGTAACTCCCTTTGTTTTAATCAAGTGCTCGGGCAGTCATAACTGAATGGAGGAATGCTAAAAGGAAGTGCATTAATCCGGATTTTGTTAAAGTTTAAGGGGATACAAAATTCTCATAGAAATTGAGATTAAATGATTAATTAAAGCTTATAGTTCGCATTAGATTGTGAAAACGTTGCCTTTCATTTTAATGATTGTAAGTATGTTGGAGGATCCAAAATTCTGTTAACGTTTATGCCATTCCCGGCAGCATATTTGAGAACGTCCTGTGTATTCCATGTGACAATGTAGTCAATACTGATAAATTTGGCTATAGAAATCATGTACCAATCGTTTCCCACATCTTTTATTGCTGTAGGATCTATTGTAAGATTCTCGGTTTTTACGAAATTTAGCTGCATAACGTAAGGGTCGAGTCTTGAGTTCAGATACTCATTTCTAACATCATGTAATGCGCGAAATACATTTCCCTCCTTCTTTCCATTCAATGAAATTTTCTCGATCAGATCTGGGTCTAAATCAAGAAGCCTTTTCAACTCACCGTAGAGTATATCACAGGTAAATGCCTTATCTAAGCCATTCACGACCCTTCTACACACCTTAGCATTTGAGGAACGAGTAGATCCCGATATTAGATAGGCCAATACAACATTGGTGTCTATTACGAGTTGCATTTATTGTCTCAATGCCTTCTTAGCTGAGTTGACAGCGGAAACTACATCCTCTTCAGTTATTTCATTTTCCTTTAGAAAATCAGCGAAGTACTTATCCACCACCTCTTTCTTAAGGGCCGATCTCTTGGTGAATTTTGGGTACCTTGAATAGACTGTTTCAAGCAATTCTGTTAAACTCATATAATTGAATGTGGTCTTGACATCAAGTATTTGTTTTTTCTCAAGTTCATTCAAATTATTCCAAACCGAAATGGCAATTTTAAAACCTTCGCTGGTAAGCCTCAGTTCATCAAAGTAAATCATACCTTTTGATTGGAAATCAATAAGGTCTCCGGATAGTTCCTTTGAAAATGGGCCATACCAAAGGGGTTCGAAGTGATAGATATCTTTCATGTCAGCAAATGGAGTTCTTCTGCAAAGGAGGAAAATCTCTTTCTGTAAATGTGTAACTGAAGGAATTGGTTCATTGTTCTTTTTTGATTTCCCCCACGCGTAGATGAAAGAAAGCAACAAATCACTTCTAGAAACCATACAGAAAGAATATTTCGTCGTTGTATACATACCTTATGTAATCTAATAAGTTTGACATGTAGAGTAAACTATGGTTGTATTGCCAAAATGAAATAATAGACCGGACAGAATTTCAGTTACGGAAGTGCATGGATGATCTGATAACATTGGGGTTCATGCACAAAACAGAAAACATTACTTTTTTGGGACCTACTTGTAGGAAAGACGGTTCTCTCCATTGCGTCGGGAGTGTGCTCAATAGTGCCCCAGATTCCTCTATATTGAGCATCAACAGTTAAGCATTCCATATACTAAACAGGTACTATGATCTCAGGAGGCTGCAATGCCGCATAAAGATTTATTCCATATGCGTGCTAATAATAATGAAGCCTTAGGAAAACATCTGTCAACTATATCATGCCCTTTGATATTTCTTAACTAAATACATCTCTATAATTCATCGGTGCAAAGCAATTATAGCAATACAAGCCGATTCGTTAATGAAAACACGAATCATTGTATTCGCAGTGCTCTTGAGGGATCAGGAGACTCCCCGCAATGCGTCCCCAAGAATGTTCATACCTCTATCTGCCAGGTCAGGTTCAATCGTCAGAGGTGCCATGAATCTCAGTACATTGGCATAGTGTCCGCATGTATGCATCAGAACACCGTGTTTGAACATATATTCCTTTATTCGTGCAGCTCTTTTGGTTCCAGGTTTCTTTGTTACTGGATCGTCAACCATCTCCAGTGCAATCATGTACCCTCTTCCCCTCACCTCTCCAATGTATCTGTTATTCTGGGCAAATTCCTCAAGTCTTTTCAGAATATGAGAACCATTTGAATGAACCATGTCCAGAACGCTGCTCTCCTTAAGGTAGTTCAGTGTGGCATTGCCGGCTGCCATACCAAGCGGATTCCCCCTGTAAGTTCCAAGGTGGAAACCTGGCGGCAGTTTTTCATCATAATCATTCCGGTAGGCAATCATGGAAATTGGTATTCCTTCGCCAATGCTCTTTGAAACGCACATAATGTCAGGTGACACCTTGGTATATTCGCTTGCCCATATCTTTCCAGATCTGCCCACACCAGACTGGACCTCATCCAGAATCAGCGGCACCTCATTGTCCTGCGTGATTTCCCTTATTATGGGAAGAAAATCGTCAGGAGGTACAACATAGCCGCCCTCTCCCTGTATAGGTTCAACAATGACTCCACCTATTTCCCCAGGTCCAGCGTACGGATCAGAAATCATGTGGCGCAGCATATCTCCAACATATGCGGACATATCTTCCATCTTCACATTGAAGGGGAACCTGTATGAATATGGGTATGGGATGTAGGCAATATCCCTCAGGCCAATACCGGCATACCCGCGGTAGTGCGGATTCGAAGTGGCAGAAATTATCTCTCCTGAAACGCCATGGTAGCTTCCACTGAAAGCCACAATAGTTTTCCTTCCTGTTACGTGCCTGGCAAGCTCTATGGCAGTTTCGCAGGCTTCGGCGCCAGTTACTGTGAACATTGTTTTAGAATGATCCTTGAGCC
This genomic interval carries:
- a CDS encoding aldehyde dehydrogenase family protein; protein product: MKITTVNPYSQEKLGEYEEYDDGRVDRILSGLKEAQKTWKKDLDVRIDYLRTVLKPNLIKRKEELARLMTEEMGKPISQSLSEIDKCIKLVDYAIEDYPNFLEPETIRTEGKKTYVRFDPLGTVLLIMPWNFPLWQVMRGAVPAMLAGNAVVLKHASIVTGTSLMIEDIFSSEQFRSLIVSGSRAGKIIQKVEGVSLTGSSGAGKSVAQEAGKNLKKVVLELGGSDPFIVMKSADVHQASENAVFARMQNNGQSCIASKRFIVHEDIFQEFADEIAGKFASVRIGDPLDKSTFLGPLSSMEQTKTVRSQIENLSGIGKVSSFGEYSGGIVPPTIAQISGKYDEEVFGPVAILTKFRTDQEAIALANDTPFGLGASIWGNSDEAERIVPEIEAGMVFVNKIVASDPRVPFGGVKQSGIGRELSKFGTREFTNIKTVWIDH
- a CDS encoding Lrp/AsnC family transcriptional regulator; translation: MEETKKAETTPIKLDEIDKDILKLLLYSDEANLKTIADKLKVSKSTVHNRIKRMRDEKFLNGLYPNLDTNKIGDQISAITLIEANYSPNYSIEVGERIARIKGVWAVYYVIGENDFVALIRAKSRDDLERIVTEFSNTEGVERTNTIMALSVVKEDPRDSIIF
- a CDS encoding aspartate aminotransferase family protein, with amino-acid sequence MEKVEPIANHGEESVSTSLTYATWRKQEGWKPLKIVDAEGVNFIDSSGRKYLDLSSQLMCSNLGHKNMNIIRAIKNQAEKIAYIAPGFNTEVREELSSSLKTILPPNLNKYFFATSGTEANEAAVKIIRMYKRKEGNTKIISAYNSYHGSTGSSIQVTGDFRRIEIDDVQHSPGFLHIPQPYCYRCPFGLKYPSCNVACADYVEYVIKSEGHVGGIILEPVTGTNGVIVPPKEYLPRVSEIARDNDVVFVADEVMTGFGRTGDWFAVNHWNVKPDIITTAKGISGAYMPLSLTATDKRISEYFDQNYFAHGHTYEAHPMTLAAGVAAIEEYKRLDIMKKVRGMAPHFASRLEEIRERHRSVGDVRHIGLFGAVELVKDQEKKTPFNSYEEKVAGKPLMTDLVAKKAMQDGVYISTWVTNLMIAPPLIISGDDLDRGFEALDAALSIADREVM
- a CDS encoding CoA-acylating methylmalonate-semialdehyde dehydrogenase is translated as MKSSVNESEKVETIRNYLEGKYQDIEGEPVYDVYNPAFGKIIARTAGSGQRVVDAAVDAAMTAFRSWSKVPITDRVKILFRLENLLRENADEIARIVTTEHGKTFDESYGEVMRAIENVESATAATYHIMGRNNSDIARGIDEELIREPIGVFAVIAPFNFPVMVPFWFIPYAIGLGNTVVVKPSEKVPLTMQYVSSMFQKAGIPPGVVSVVNGGQETVEALLSNRHISGYSFVGSTRTAEIIHRRGTETHRRVQAGASAKNYELVMPDADLGTVIPSLISSFFGNAGERCLAGSVLVTLPENHRKVVNSFVDAASKLRLGFGLDADTDMGPLIREDHLKRVESYIVKGEEEGAHLLLDGRKKRSQKHPEGYFLGPTIFDNAASDMKIVTDEIFGPVASVMEVSNLGNAIETINRSRYGNSATIFTSSGRNAREFVHGVEAGNFGVNVGVAAPISFYPFGGYKDSFFGDLHAQGGDDHVMFFTERKVVVSRW
- a CDS encoding aspartate aminotransferase family protein — encoded protein: MKSTEWGSYEDAPRLVTDIPGPESRKMLADQDRYETASRTYTSVFRIGVSRARGSTIEDVDGNRFIDFFSGVSVINLGHGFPPVRNAVRDQLDKVVHINEMPTETRINFLKTFNSTLPAGLKDHSKTMFTVTGAEACETAIELARHVTGRKTIVAFSGSYHGVSGEIISATSNPHYRGYAGIGLRDIAYIPYPYSYRFPFNVKMEDMSAYVGDMLRHMISDPYAGPGEIGGVIVEPIQGEGGYVVPPDDFLPIIREITQDNEVPLILDEVQSGVGRSGKIWASEYTKVSPDIMCVSKSIGEGIPISMIAYRNDYDEKLPPGFHLGTYRGNPLGMAAGNATLNYLKESSVLDMVHSNGSHILKRLEEFAQNNRYIGEVRGRGYMIALEMVDDPVTKKPGTKRAARIKEYMFKHGVLMHTCGHYANVLRFMAPLTIEPDLADRGMNILGDALRGVS